TTGAGGTCTATTACAACATCTCCGCCAAAATCTACAACATCAGGCTTAATCATTCCATCGACCCCAAAACCAGTTCTAGTAAACGGAGAGGGGTATCCTGATAGTTTTGCGATCGCCTGACGACGAACATCAGAAGGTTCTGTAATACTACCACGACCCAATGATAAGGAACCTACGGTTATGGCAATTGCTGAAGTAGCTGGATCGATAATTCGAGCGCTCTTTTTCAGTAGATAATTTGGGTAATCAGTCCGTAGTTGCTCATCTGATTTAGCCTCTTCATAAAAAGCATTGCCGGCTGAAACAACAAAGATAATATTTTTATTTTTATTTTGGTAGTAATAAGCAATTTCATCTATCTTAGCAGCTAATCGAAACTGTTTCAGCCCATCTCGGTAAATCTGGTCAGCGTTACCTAACGAGATATTGATTACTTTGCAATTGGGATAATTTTCAACAAAAGCTCGAAGGGCTTGATCGAGTTGAGTTTCTACGAGGAGGTCTGCATCATATTCATTTTTTTCGTTTGTCACGCGGGCAGAAAATAGCCAAGCAGTTGGATCGAATGAACGCTGTTTAATGCAGTTTTCAACATTCCCATAGATAGCAATTCCAGCAACATTAGTACCATGTCCATTTACATCATCAGAGCCACCTCTTATGAATTCCCTTTTCGCATCTGGGAATACTTCAGTGTCACCCAACACCGGAGCAATTAAAGGATGACCGCGCTGTACGCCAGAATCAATAACCAGAATACCGCAATTATCTTCAGGTGGGGCCACAACTTCGGGAAAATCTGAAATTGGCAGATTATAATCAGCATTTGTTTCAAACGCAGGTTGGGGAGGGCGATCGATTTCTTTAACGATTTTCTCTTCCAGCAAAAGCTCTAAAACTTCGTGGGTGACTTTAATCCTAGCAATACAGAGATATTCACCTATGTAGCGATCGCTCATTCTCATAGGAGCAGTATCGCTGGCTAAGCTCTCTAGCACTTCGGCGATATCATCTAAATACTTTCGCATCTCTGTGCGATCGCCTGTGTGCCAAAGTTCCAAATCTAAGGCGGCAAGTTCACCTAATTGTACAGGCTTTAGCTCCAACAAACGACCAATACGATCTTCACGTTCGAGGGGAACTAGCTCATCAATCGCTCCTAAGTATTCATACTTCGGGCCATCTTGAATTTGACTGTAATTTTCTAACCGTCTCTTGAATTCAGTTAGCTGATTGTCGGATGAAAAGACAACGATGGCTTTATTCGGTTCACGAGCTAGTAAATTTAGTCCTGCTTGAGTCACCATGTCTTCTGAGAAATAACCTTTTTCAGCAACTTTAATCTTAAAAATTAATTTTGGGTCAAGGCGAAATGGGGTGTTTTTTTGCTTCACAGCCTCAGTCAGGGTCGAAAGTTGACCTAATAACTGCTTACCGTGTGAACTAACATCAGTACGTTTTTTACCACTAAAACCACCTGGAGAGCGCCGAGGTGATTCGATGTTGATTCTGGGTAATTTCAGGTGATCGAACTTACTTACCATTAGGATTAGACGTAAATAATTATTGTGAATTTGCTATTATACTTTGTCTTTCTAGAAAACGCCCAATTGCCACCTCTAAATCATCAGCAGTCAGGGTACGTTCTCCTCGCAGAACCACGGCTTTAATTGCATCTGAGCAGATCCGTTCTATATCTGCTCCAGTAGCACTCTCAAGCCGAGCGGCAAAGGTAGATAGATTAATAGCAGTATAACGGATCGCAGACAGATAGTGACTTAAAAGCGCCGTCCGCAGTTCAACCGTTGGATTATCGAAGAAGATAACTTCATCAAATCGTCGCCAAACGGCACTATCTAGTAGTTTCTCGTGATTTGTCGCAGCAACGAATATACTTTGATTGGTCACATTATCGATCAACTGTAACAAGCTATTAACTAGCCGCTTTACTTCACCATGTTCATTTAAGTTATCGCGATCGCGGGCTATAGCATCAAACTCATCGAACAAAACAACCCACTCACCCTTCTCAATGTAGGTGAAAATTTTCTGAAGGTTGGTTGCAGTTTGACCCAAGTAAGAAGAGAATACCGCTGTTAGGTTCACATAAACAAGCGGCAGCCCCAAGGCGCTAGATAGGATTTTTGCAGTTTGAGTTTTACCACATCCTGGTGGGCCACAGAAAAGTAATTTGCTTTTGGGCTTGAGGTTATAGGCTGCGAGGATATCTTGTTTACGATTTTCGAGGACGATTTCTTGCAGCACATCAAAATTTTTTTCACTGAGTACGATGCGATCCCAAGTAAGGTCAAATTGTTTGACCTCAAGCAAGGCAAGTCCAGTATCCTTGTCTTTAGGAGGCTCAGGAAATTGGTTCCAGGGAGTCGGGTTAGCAGCTAGGGGTTTGATGTATCCATTGCCGTTTTGAAGCAGCTTTTCCAAATCTCTAGCAAGTAAGAGATGATTTTTATTTCTTTCTTCTTCAATAATTTCCATAGCCGCAGCCAAAAACCCTTCTCTCTCGTTATGAGAGAAGCTTTTAAAGAGTTTTCTGAGGGTTTCGCCACGCGCCATACTTAGAATAGGAGTTAAACAGTTTATATACTTTAATTAAATATACTGCATATTTCCTAAAAAGTCAACATTTAAATATAGTATATCCATTTATTGTAGAGCTTAAATATCTCTTTTAAGAGGAATGAAAATTCTCTCTTTATAGCTAGATTAGATGTTGATTGTGAACAATTTTATTGCTTTACCCTATCTTCTTAGCTTGTGAAAACAACTATTTGAATAAAATAAATTCAAGGGGTTTAAAATACACTCACTAATTATAAACATTATACATAATTATGATAGCTCAGTGATGAGATTCCGATTGTAGCCAATTAGTTAGACTTTTTTTAACCGCAGATATTAGCGGATGAACACAGATGAACGCAGATGGAATTTCATCTGCGTTTATCTGCATTCATCTGCGGTTAAAAAAAGTCTTCTTTCTTTAACCCAAACCTAAATCAGTCACAGCACCGACACTGCTAGAAGAAACCAACTTAGCGTATTTAGCCAAAACGCCCTTAGTATAGCGAGGTTTAGGAGCCTGCCAAACAGCCCGTCGCTGCTCTAATTCTGCATCGTCAACATTGAGCTGCAACAACCGATTGTTAGCATCAATCGTGATCGAATCGCCTTCATTTACCAGAGCAATGGTGCCGCCAACTTGCGCCTCCGGTGCCACGTGACCCACAACCATGCCGTAGGTTCCGCCGGAAAAGCGGCCGTCGGTAATTAACCCGACCGAATCGCCTAAACCAGCGCCAATAATTGCCGAAGTTGGTGCTAGCATTTCGCGCATTCCTGGCCCGCCTTTTGGCCCTTCGTAGCGGATGACAATCACATCTCCGGCTTGAATTTTGCCAGCCAAAATTGCATCCAAACAATTTTCTTCTGATTCAAAGACGCGGGCTGGGCCGGTGATTTGCGGTTTTTTAACGCCTGTAATTTTAGCGACTGATCCTTCTGTTGCCAGATTTCCCCTCAGAATTGCTAAATGTCCTTGGGCGTACATCGGGTTGTTCCAAGGGCGGATGACATCTTGATCCGCGCGCGGTTCGGCAGGAATATCTGCTAGCACTTCGGCAATTGTTTGACCCGTAATTGTCAGGGCGTCGCCGTGCAATAAACCTTTTTCTAGCAGCATTTTCATGATTAGAGGAATGCCGCCGGCTTTGTGCAAATCGACGGCTACGTATTTGCCGCTTGGTTTGAGGTCGCACAAGACTGGCACTTTGGCTCGAATTGTTTCAAAATCGTCGAGGGATAACTCTACGCCGATCGCATTTGAAATCGCCAATAAGTGTAGCACAGCGTTGGTTGAACCGCCGATCGCCATAATTACCGCGATCGCATTTTCAAAGGCTTTGCGAGTCAAAATTTGGCTCGGTAACAACTGTTTGCGAATCGCTTCCACCACAACTTTGGCAGATTCTGCCGCGCTGTCAGCTTTTTCGGCATCCTCAGCAGCCATTGTCGAAGAATAGAGCAAACTCATGCCCATCGCTTCAAAAGCGCTCGACATCGTATTGGCGGTGTACATTCCGCCGCAGGCACCGGCACCGGGACAAGCTTTTTGTTCCACTGCGGTGAGCTCTGTTTCGTCAATTTTGCCGGCGCTGAATTGACCGACTGCTTCAAAAACGCTGACAACAGTTAAATCGCGTTCGTTGTGGTGTCCTGGTTTGATCGTGCCACCGTAGACAAAAATAGCAGGAATGTTCATGCGGGCGATCGCAATCATCGCTCCGGGCATATTTTTGTCGCAGCCGCCCACAGCCAGCAACCCGTCCATACTTTGGCCGTTGCAAACAGTTTCAATCGAATCTGCAATCACATCTCTCGACACCAGAGAATATTTCATCCCTTCGGTTCCCATCGAGATACCGTCGCTGATAGTAATCGTACCGAACATCTGCGGCATGGCGCCAGCTTCTTTTGCGCTCGCAACAGCCCGCAAAGCGAGGTCGTTCAATCCCATATTGCAGGGCGTAATCGTGCTGTACCCGTTAGCAATCCCCACAATGGGCTTAATAAAATCGCCGTCGCCAAAACCGACGGCGCGCAGCATGGCTCGGTTGGGTGCGCGCTGCACGCCCCCAGTTACAGCTTGGCTTCTCAAATTTTCAGGCATTTTAAAATTTCCTTTGTCAGTTGGTAGTCGCTAGTTGGCAGTGGGCAGTGGGCAGTTGGTAGTCGGTAGTTGGCAGTGGGCAGTGGGTGTTTGACAGTGGGCAGTGGGTATTTGACAGTGGGCAGTGGGTATTTGACAGTGGGCAGTGGGTATTTGACAGTGGGCAGAAGAGCCCACTGCCCGTCGTTGCGTTGTCAGTGGTGATTGAAAGTTGTCAACTGTCAACGGTCAACCCCTCGGCTTAGCGAGCGGGCTCTTCTGTCAACTGACAACTACCCACTGACAACTGTCAACTGTCAACTGATCTGTGGATTCAATTCTTCAATCTAAAATCGATTCACTGGTTAGTGCCGATGGTCTTACGCTATTTTTGATTTTCTCAGAAGCGTTGATATTTGTCATGCCATTAGAAAATGGAA
The window above is part of the Microcoleus sp. bin38.metabat.b11b12b14.051 genome. Proteins encoded here:
- a CDS encoding S8 family peptidase translates to MVSKFDHLKLPRINIESPRRSPGGFSGKKRTDVSSHGKQLLGQLSTLTEAVKQKNTPFRLDPKLIFKIKVAEKGYFSEDMVTQAGLNLLAREPNKAIVVFSSDNQLTEFKRRLENYSQIQDGPKYEYLGAIDELVPLEREDRIGRLLELKPVQLGELAALDLELWHTGDRTEMRKYLDDIAEVLESLASDTAPMRMSDRYIGEYLCIARIKVTHEVLELLLEEKIVKEIDRPPQPAFETNADYNLPISDFPEVVAPPEDNCGILVIDSGVQRGHPLIAPVLGDTEVFPDAKREFIRGGSDDVNGHGTNVAGIAIYGNVENCIKQRSFDPTAWLFSARVTNEKNEYDADLLVETQLDQALRAFVENYPNCKVINISLGNADQIYRDGLKQFRLAAKIDEIAYYYQNKNKNIIFVVSAGNAFYEEAKSDEQLRTDYPNYLLKKSARIIDPATSAIAITVGSLSLGRGSITEPSDVRRQAIAKLSGYPSPFTRTGFGVDGMIKPDVVDFGGDVVIDLKYKEGLDLPKSKLRLPDNVAGVSVVTLSKDLKSSLFQICSGTSFAAPRVANIAAQLFTKYPDASSNLIRALIVNSAVLPKEIPPEFKLNNQQSQSEKTKTIKNQLAIYGYGQADLERAMYSAENYVVLSEDNISIKVGYFHVYEIPQLPPEFFNVKGTRRLSITLAFDPPTRPTRGDSYLGVTMEFDIFKGIDREIVRTAYESASKTSSPDESTDNTKKKLKAKYGAGIEVTLSPSSNLRKKGTVQRGQVEIFPKSTKYDEGPMTLIVSCNRKWAKLDEIEMQRYALVACISHSAPEVDLYNRMQIQISQRERVRV
- a CDS encoding ATP-binding protein, translated to MARGETLRKLFKSFSHNEREGFLAAAMEIIEEERNKNHLLLARDLEKLLQNGNGYIKPLAANPTPWNQFPEPPKDKDTGLALLEVKQFDLTWDRIVLSEKNFDVLQEIVLENRKQDILAAYNLKPKSKLLFCGPPGCGKTQTAKILSSALGLPLVYVNLTAVFSSYLGQTATNLQKIFTYIEKGEWVVLFDEFDAIARDRDNLNEHGEVKRLVNSLLQLIDNVTNQSIFVAATNHEKLLDSAVWRRFDEVIFFDNPTVELRTALLSHYLSAIRYTAINLSTFAARLESATGADIERICSDAIKAVVLRGERTLTADDLEVAIGRFLERQSIIANSQ
- the ilvD gene encoding dihydroxy-acid dehydratase is translated as MPENLRSQAVTGGVQRAPNRAMLRAVGFGDGDFIKPIVGIANGYSTITPCNMGLNDLALRAVASAKEAGAMPQMFGTITISDGISMGTEGMKYSLVSRDVIADSIETVCNGQSMDGLLAVGGCDKNMPGAMIAIARMNIPAIFVYGGTIKPGHHNERDLTVVSVFEAVGQFSAGKIDETELTAVEQKACPGAGACGGMYTANTMSSAFEAMGMSLLYSSTMAAEDAEKADSAAESAKVVVEAIRKQLLPSQILTRKAFENAIAVIMAIGGSTNAVLHLLAISNAIGVELSLDDFETIRAKVPVLCDLKPSGKYVAVDLHKAGGIPLIMKMLLEKGLLHGDALTITGQTIAEVLADIPAEPRADQDVIRPWNNPMYAQGHLAILRGNLATEGSVAKITGVKKPQITGPARVFESEENCLDAILAGKIQAGDVIVIRYEGPKGGPGMREMLAPTSAIIGAGLGDSVGLITDGRFSGGTYGMVVGHVAPEAQVGGTIALVNEGDSITIDANNRLLQLNVDDAELEQRRAVWQAPKPRYTKGVLAKYAKLVSSSSVGAVTDLGLG